The sequence CGAGGCGGAGCTCGGCCCCGGGGTGGCTCGGGCGGAGGCGGAGCTCGGCGCCGGGGTGGCGCCGGGGGGCGCGCCGGAGGTGCGCGAGGCGGCGCTCTTCGAGCTCCTGACGCCGGAGCGGATCGCCAGGGGGACGAAGAAAGGCCAGGCGGTCCCGGAGCACCCGTTCTTTGTCGCCTGTGCGGCCTGGCTCGAGGCCGACGCCGAGGCGGTCCGCACCCGCCGGGTCGCGCTGCTGCGCGAGGCCGCGGCCTACCTCGCCCGCACCCTCGAGGTGCGCAAGTCCGAGCGCCGGGTGCTCTTCTTCGACGACCTGCTCCTGCACCTCGACCGCGCGCTCTCCGGGCCGGCCGGGGGCGCGCTGGTCGAGCGCCTGCGCCGGCAGTACCCGGCGGCGCTCATCGACGAGTTCCAGGACACCGACGCCGTCCAGTACCGGATCTTCCGTGCGGTGTACGCCGACGCCCCGGAGACCGCGCTCTTCCTCATCGGCGACCCCAAGCAGGCCATCTACGGGTTTCGCGGTGCGGACGTGTTCACCTACCTGCGGGCCGGGCGCGACGTGGACCCGCGGTCCGGACGCTTCACCCTGACCCACAACTGGCGCTCCAGCACCCCCTTCGTGCAGGCGGTGAACACGCTCTTCGCGCGGGTCGAGCGGCCGTTCCTGTTCGAGGACATCCCGTTCCACCCGGCGGTGGCGGCGGGCAAGGGCGACCGGGCCCCGCTCGAGGTCCAGGGGCCGGCGGGGGGGCTCCGGGCGCCGGCTGCGCTCTCCCTGGGGTTCCTCGGGCGCGAGGAGCCCGCGCCGGGCAAGGCGCCCGGGGTGCTCGGCAAGGGCGTGGCCCAGGAGCGTGCGGCGGCGGCCTGCGCCGAGGCCATCGCCGAGTGGCTCGACCTCGGCGAGGCAGGGTGGGCGCGGCTCGAGGGGCGGGCGCTCGAGGCCGCGGACCTCGCCGTGCTCGTGCGCGACCGCTACGAGGCCGAGGCGGTGCGCCGGGCGCTCGCGCGGGTCGGGGTCGCGAGCGTGCACTACAGCCGGGAGAGCGTCTACGCGAGCGAGGAGGCGGGGGAGCTGGCCCAGTTGCTGGCGGCGCTGGCTGCGCCCGAGGACGCGGGTCTGATGCGCGCGGCGCTCGCCACCCGTCTGCTCGGGCGAGGGGCCGAGGAGATCGCGGCCCTCGCCGGCGACGAGGAGGCCTGGGAGGCCACCGGTGAGCGCTTCCGGGCCTGGGCCGCCGACGGTCAGGCCCACGGGCTGATGGCGATGCTCCAGCGGGTGCTCGAGGAGTCGGGCGCGGCGGGGCGGATCCTGGCCGCCCCCGGGGGCGAGCGCCGGTTGACCAACCTGCTTCAGCTCGCCGAGCTGCTGCAGGGCGAGGCCGGGGCCTGGGCCGGCTTCGAGACGGTGCTGCGCACGCTCACCGCGGCTCGCGAGGGGGCCGAGGGCGGGGCCGAGGAGGAACAGCTGCGGCTCGAGAGCGACGAGAAGCTGGTCCGGATCGTCACCCTGCACCGCAGCAAGGGCCTCGAGTACCCCGTGGTCTTCCTGCCCTTCCCCTGGTCCGCGAAGGAGGGGGCGGGGTCGCTGCCGGTGCGTTTCCACGACCCCGCAAGCGGAGCCCTGCAGGCCGATCTCGCGAGCCCCCCGGACCCGCGGCACGTGGCGATCGCGGAGCGCGAGCGCCTGGCGGAGGAGCTGCGCCTCCTCTACGTGGGGCTCACTCGGGCGCGCTACCGCTGCGTCCTCACCTGGGGGGCCGTGAACGGGGCCGACGCCACGGCGCTCGCCTACCTGCTGCACGGTCCGGTGGGCGAGCGGGCGGCACTCGCCAGTCTCGGGGACACGGAGGTGCGCGCGGCGCTCGACGCGCTCGCGGCCGACGCTGCCGGGACCATCGAGGTGAGCGCGCTGGCGCCCCCGCGCGAGCTCGCCCGCCGGCCTGCGCCTCCCCCGGGGCAAGCCCTGGCGGCGCGGGCCTTCGCCGGGCGCATCGACCGCTCCTGGCGGGTCGCGAGCTTCAGCGGTCTGGCCGGCGGGCGCGAGTCCGAGCGCCCCGACCACGACGCAGCCATGGGGGTGTCCGCGGTGGGTGTCGGTCCCGTCGCCGACCGGGGTGCGCCCACCTTCTTCGACTTCCCCCGCGGCACGCGCGCCGGCACCTGCCTGCACGCGCTCCTGGAGGCGCTCGACTTCCCGAGCGCGCGGGGCGAGGGCCTGGCGCGGACCGTCGCGGACCAGCTCGCTCGCTTCGGTTTCGCACCCGAGTGGCAGGGGGTCGTCGCGGGGGCGCTCGAGGGTGTGCTGGACACGCCC comes from Gammaproteobacteria bacterium and encodes:
- the recB gene encoding exodeoxyribonuclease V subunit beta, giving the protein MQPLDPLGVPLEGVRLLEASAGTGKTWTIAALYLRLLLERGLEVPEILVVTFTQAATEELRERIRGRVRDALAVAEGRKADDDFAAALLARAGPGEDPRQRLVDALARMDELAVFTIHGFCQRVLQENAFESGALFDAEVGADERDLRREVMEDFWRRRLYGASAPEAARLLEEWKDPGFLLRQVDALVGPEPVELLPAVDAAVAERARVQAHAAARREWLAGRETVRAILESGVLNRTSYRPEKVARVLAAAEAELGPGVARAEAELGAGVAPGGAPEVREAALFELLTPERIARGTKKGQAVPEHPFFVACAAWLEADAEAVRTRRVALLREAAAYLARTLEVRKSERRVLFFDDLLLHLDRALSGPAGGALVERLRRQYPAALIDEFQDTDAVQYRIFRAVYADAPETALFLIGDPKQAIYGFRGADVFTYLRAGRDVDPRSGRFTLTHNWRSSTPFVQAVNTLFARVERPFLFEDIPFHPAVAAGKGDRAPLEVQGPAGGLRAPAALSLGFLGREEPAPGKAPGVLGKGVAQERAAAACAEAIAEWLDLGEAGWARLEGRALEAADLAVLVRDRYEAEAVRRALARVGVASVHYSRESVYASEEAGELAQLLAALAAPEDAGLMRAALATRLLGRGAEEIAALAGDEEAWEATGERFRAWAADGQAHGLMAMLQRVLEESGAAGRILAAPGGERRLTNLLQLAELLQGEAGAWAGFETVLRTLTAAREGAEGGAEEEQLRLESDEKLVRIVTLHRSKGLEYPVVFLPFPWSAKEGAGSLPVRFHDPASGALQADLASPPDPRHVAIAERERLAEELRLLYVGLTRARYRCVLTWGAVNGADATALAYLLHGPVGERAALASLGDTEVRAALDALAADAAGTIEVSALAPPRELARRPAPPPGQALAARAFAGRIDRSWRVASFSGLAGGRESERPDHDAAMGVSAVGVGPVADRGAPTFFDFPRGTRAGTCLHALLEALDFPSARGEGLARTVADQLARFGFAPEWQGVVAGALEGVLDTPLDGEGLRLRGVDRAHRLDELEFWYPLARVSAAALEGTIARFAEYRREDPRFTFSPVRGLMHGFLDLVFEWAGRYYLADYKSTFLGGRPEDYAPGRLAAAMGEHRYDLQYLVYTVALHRFLGTRIPDYDYERHFGGVYYLFLRGLDPATGPRRGVYFARPPPALVGALDALFAGTPGRRP